From Pseudoalteromonas sp. DL-6, one genomic window encodes:
- the slmA gene encoding nucleoid occlusion factor SlmA encodes MPATKKSNRKEQILQALAQMLETSPGQRITTAKLAAEVGVSEAALYRHFPSKARMFEGLIEFIEDTLLSRINLILDNEKESKARVYNTLLLLLTFAEKNPGITRILTGDALQGEQERLRERVQGLFEKLETQFKQILRERKLREGKNFQSDELTLANFLLAYVEGKMNQFVRSNFSARPSEQFEKQWPELQKIWL; translated from the coding sequence ATGCCTGCGACAAAAAAAAGTAATCGCAAAGAGCAAATACTGCAAGCACTCGCACAAATGTTAGAAACCAGCCCTGGCCAGCGTATTACAACAGCCAAACTTGCCGCAGAAGTTGGCGTATCTGAAGCCGCTCTTTATCGCCACTTTCCTAGCAAAGCGCGGATGTTTGAAGGATTAATAGAATTTATTGAAGATACCCTGCTATCACGTATTAATCTTATTTTAGATAACGAAAAAGAAAGCAAAGCACGCGTATACAATACCCTATTACTGTTGCTAACGTTTGCTGAGAAAAACCCTGGCATTACTCGTATATTAACAGGCGACGCTCTACAAGGAGAACAAGAGCGACTTCGTGAGCGTGTACAGGGCTTATTTGAAAAACTAGAAACCCAATTTAAACAAATTCTTAGAGAGCGTAAGCTACGTGAAGGTAAAAACTTCCAAAGCGATGAGTTAACCCTAGCTAACTTTTTGCTTGCCTACGTTGAAGGTAAAATGAATCAGTTTGTGCGCAGTAATTTTAGTGCTCGCCCAAGTGAGCAATTTGAAAAACAATGGCCAGAATTACAAAAAATTTGGTTATAA
- the rpmB gene encoding 50S ribosomal protein L28, producing MSKVCQVTGKRPAVGNHRSHARNATKRRFLPNLQTHRFWVESEKRFVTLRTTTKGMRIIDKKGIDTVLTEIRARGEKV from the coding sequence ATGTCTAAAGTATGTCAAGTTACAGGTAAGCGTCCAGCGGTTGGTAACCACCGTTCACACGCGAGAAACGCGACTAAACGTCGTTTCCTACCTAACCTACAAACACACCGTTTTTGGGTTGAAAGTGAAAAACGTTTTGTAACATTACGCACTACTACTAAAGGTATGCGTATTATCGATAAAAAAGGCATTGACACGGTTCTTACAGAAATCCGTGCTCGTGGCGAAAAAGTTTAA
- the apaG gene encoding Co2+/Mg2+ efflux protein ApaG, with protein MTTSSNMGSPVKVSVETFYVEEQSQPELDKFVFAYSVTIKNHSLCSAKLLSRYWLITDANGKEVEVQGEGVVGETPDIAPGESYKYTSGAILDTPVGTMQGHYTLRNEFGAEFEAPINVFRLACPNILH; from the coding sequence ATGACAACAAGCAGTAATATGGGATCACCTGTAAAGGTATCTGTAGAAACATTTTATGTAGAAGAGCAATCGCAACCTGAACTTGATAAATTTGTATTTGCTTACTCCGTTACTATAAAAAACCACAGTTTATGTAGTGCAAAACTACTTAGCCGCTATTGGTTAATTACCGATGCCAATGGTAAAGAAGTAGAAGTGCAAGGCGAAGGTGTGGTAGGTGAAACCCCAGATATAGCCCCAGGTGAAAGTTACAAATACACCAGTGGTGCAATATTAGATACTCCCGTAGGCACCATGCAAGGGCATTACACTTTACGAAACGAGTTTGGTGCTGAGTTTGAAGCACCCATAAATGTGTTCCGTTTAGCTTGCCCTAATATCTTACACTGA
- the rsmA gene encoding 16S rRNA (adenine(1518)-N(6)/adenine(1519)-N(6))-dimethyltransferase RsmA gives MTDKVHLGHRARKRFGQNFLFDESIIDKIVTAIDPKPQDNLVEIGPGLGAITEPVADLSGHLTVVELDKDLAQRLIEHPFLGPKLTVNQGDAMKFDFASLVKDDKKLKVFGNLPYNISTPLLFHLFEFADHIEHMHFMLQKEVVKRMVAGPGSKTFGRLSVMTQYYCNAMPVVEVPPECFKPAPKVDSAVIRLIPKKAEQRTAKSVKILNTVCLEAFNQRRKTLRNSLGNLLTAEELTSIGIDITLRAESLSLQQFIDIANWIYDNKQ, from the coding sequence ATGACCGATAAAGTACACTTAGGACACCGCGCCCGTAAACGTTTTGGCCAAAACTTTTTATTCGATGAATCAATTATCGATAAAATCGTCACCGCTATAGATCCCAAGCCGCAAGATAATTTAGTAGAAATTGGCCCAGGCCTAGGCGCTATTACTGAGCCTGTAGCCGATTTAAGCGGCCATTTAACGGTTGTTGAGCTAGATAAAGATTTAGCCCAACGTTTAATTGAGCACCCTTTTTTAGGGCCTAAATTAACCGTAAACCAAGGCGATGCAATGAAGTTTGATTTTGCAAGCCTAGTTAAAGACGACAAAAAGCTAAAAGTATTTGGTAACCTACCGTACAACATTTCTACTCCTTTGTTGTTTCATCTTTTTGAATTTGCCGATCATATTGAGCACATGCACTTTATGCTGCAAAAAGAAGTGGTAAAACGCATGGTTGCAGGCCCAGGCAGCAAAACCTTTGGCCGCTTGAGTGTAATGACTCAATACTACTGCAATGCGATGCCTGTAGTAGAAGTACCACCAGAGTGCTTTAAACCTGCACCTAAAGTAGATTCTGCGGTTATTCGCTTAATCCCCAAAAAGGCAGAGCAGCGCACAGCTAAGAGCGTTAAAATATTAAATACAGTCTGTTTAGAAGCGTTTAATCAACGTCGTAAAACACTGCGCAACAGCCTAGGCAACCTTTTAACCGCTGAAGAGTTAACCAGCATTGGCATTGATATTACCCTGCGTGCTGAGAGCCTGTCGTTACAACAATTTATTGATATAGCTAACTGGATTTATGACAACAAGCAGTAA
- a CDS encoding symmetrical bis(5'-nucleosyl)-tetraphosphatase: protein MADYAIGDLQGCFNEFNLLLKQVDFNPSKDHLYLVGDIVARGPDSKACLDYIYQHQDSVSVTLGNHDLHMIACYLNNVAPNPKDKLTTLFNSSKLPDYIAFLQTQPLALYLEQYDCFISHAGLNPDWSCEQAIKHAQFAQQCYGADNAQFFLKNMYQPHPLKWSEQHDDAAKFRYIVNYFTRMRFITPDNLLNFNAKEATTNSSSLIPWFSHPKIVNAQHDLIFGHWAALEGQTPYKHLYALDTGCVWGGSMTLIDLQSKQKFSEKSQLLSK from the coding sequence ATGGCCGACTACGCAATAGGTGATTTACAAGGCTGCTTTAACGAATTTAATTTATTGTTAAAGCAAGTCGACTTTAACCCTAGCAAAGATCATCTCTACCTAGTGGGTGATATTGTTGCTCGCGGCCCAGACTCCAAAGCGTGCCTTGATTATATTTATCAGCACCAAGATAGTGTTAGTGTTACATTAGGCAATCACGACTTGCATATGATTGCCTGTTATTTAAATAATGTTGCCCCTAATCCCAAAGACAAACTAACGACACTGTTCAACAGTAGCAAACTCCCCGACTACATCGCGTTTTTACAAACTCAACCTTTAGCTCTTTATCTAGAGCAATATGACTGCTTTATTTCACACGCGGGGCTAAACCCTGACTGGTCGTGCGAGCAAGCCATTAAGCACGCTCAATTTGCGCAGCAATGCTATGGTGCTGATAACGCTCAGTTCTTCTTAAAAAACATGTATCAGCCTCATCCACTCAAATGGAGTGAGCAACATGATGACGCTGCTAAATTTCGGTATATCGTTAATTATTTCACCCGCATGCGCTTTATTACGCCTGATAACTTGCTTAATTTTAATGCAAAAGAAGCAACAACAAATTCCTCATCATTAATCCCTTGGTTTTCTCATCCTAAAATAGTGAATGCTCAACATGACCTTATTTTTGGACATTGGGCAGCTCTTGAAGGACAAACTCCCTACAAACACCTATACGCACTAGACACTGGTTGCGTTTGGGGCGGCTCAATGACCTTAATAGATTTACAAAGCAAACAAAAATTTTCAGAAAAATCACAACTTTTGTCTAAATAA
- the pdxA gene encoding 4-hydroxythreonine-4-phosphate dehydrogenase PdxA — protein MTLRIAVTPGEPAGIGPDLLLKLAQHSWDAQLVAIADASLLKQRAKHLGLNIKLIEFDESAEAMPTAAGSLYIKQIDLAEPVELGVLNDANGQYVLDTLRIASEKNMDGTFDAVVTGPVHKGIINQAGISFSGHTEYFAQQSGTADVVMLLATEGLRVALVTTHIPLAYVSRAITQERLVKVANILNHDLKTKFGIEQPRILVCGLNPHAGEDGHLGREEIDTITPTLDILRAEGMNLIGPLPADTLFQDKYLNEADAVLAMYHDQGLPVLKYKGFGKSVNITLGLPFIRTSVDHGTALDLAGTGDADVGSFELAIREAIKLAHEKAQNQ, from the coding sequence ATGACCTTAAGAATTGCGGTAACCCCTGGCGAGCCTGCAGGCATTGGCCCTGACTTGCTATTAAAATTGGCACAGCACAGCTGGGATGCACAACTAGTAGCGATTGCAGATGCTTCGCTACTAAAGCAGCGCGCTAAACATTTAGGTTTAAACATTAAATTAATTGAATTTGATGAAAGCGCTGAAGCCATGCCTACTGCTGCTGGCAGCTTATACATAAAACAGATTGATTTAGCCGAGCCGGTTGAGCTGGGTGTACTGAATGACGCAAACGGTCAATACGTATTAGACACTCTACGTATTGCTAGTGAAAAAAATATGGACGGCACTTTTGATGCCGTTGTTACTGGCCCTGTTCATAAAGGTATTATTAACCAAGCCGGTATTTCTTTTAGTGGCCACACTGAGTACTTTGCTCAGCAGTCGGGCACTGCTGATGTTGTTATGTTATTAGCCACAGAAGGTCTGCGAGTTGCACTAGTAACAACACATATTCCGCTTGCTTATGTCTCTCGTGCGATTACCCAAGAGCGACTAGTTAAAGTGGCAAATATTCTTAATCATGACTTAAAAACTAAGTTTGGTATTGAGCAACCACGTATTTTAGTCTGTGGCTTAAACCCGCACGCTGGTGAAGATGGCCATTTAGGCCGCGAAGAAATCGACACGATTACGCCTACACTTGACATACTAAGAGCTGAGGGGATGAACTTAATCGGGCCTTTACCAGCTGATACGTTATTTCAAGATAAATACCTAAATGAAGCTGATGCAGTGTTGGCTATGTATCACGATCAGGGATTACCTGTGCTAAAATACAAAGGATTTGGTAAGTCTGTGAATATAACTCTCGGCCTTCCATTTATCCGCACTTCAGTCGACCACGGTACTGCGCTTGATTTAGCCGGTACCGGTGATGCTGATGTTGGCAGTTTTGAATTAGCGATCCGCGAAGCAATTAAGCTCGCCCATGAAAAAGCACAGAATCAATGA
- the coaBC gene encoding bifunctional phosphopantothenoylcysteine decarboxylase/phosphopantothenate--cysteine ligase CoaBC, translating to MINLTNKKIVLGISGGIAAYKCAELVRRLKDHGCDVKVVMTESAKHFITPLTMQAVSGEMVSDSLLDPSAEAAMGHIEFAKWADLILVAPATSNIIAKMAAGIADDLLTTLLLATPAKVAIAPAMNQQMYAHLATQANIATLKARGVAVWGPGKGEQACGDVGAGRMLEPHELVSLCTEPAQPQLLAGKTITITAGPTREPLDPVRFISNHSSGKMGYALAQAALSFGAQVNLISGPVTITAPQGVNLINIESAEQLLQESLNYAPQSDAFIGCAAVADYRAANIATQKMKKQGDELTLSLVKNPDVIAAVANLTQSRPYTVGFAAETQNVANYAKGKLANKNLDMICANDVSQSDLGFNSERNALTLYWQNEQLDLPETSKTEIAIKVIEQLAKRL from the coding sequence ATGATTAATTTAACAAATAAAAAAATAGTGCTGGGAATTAGCGGTGGAATTGCAGCCTATAAATGTGCCGAACTCGTAAGACGTTTAAAAGACCATGGTTGTGACGTTAAAGTTGTAATGACTGAATCAGCAAAGCATTTTATTACCCCGCTAACGATGCAAGCAGTCAGTGGTGAAATGGTGTCTGACTCATTACTCGACCCATCAGCAGAAGCTGCAATGGGACATATTGAATTTGCCAAATGGGCTGATTTAATTTTAGTTGCCCCTGCCACCAGCAATATTATTGCAAAAATGGCCGCAGGCATTGCTGATGACCTACTCACTACGTTATTGCTCGCAACCCCTGCAAAAGTAGCCATAGCGCCGGCAATGAATCAGCAAATGTACGCACATCTTGCAACGCAAGCTAATATAGCCACTTTAAAGGCGCGTGGCGTTGCTGTTTGGGGACCTGGTAAGGGTGAGCAAGCCTGTGGTGATGTAGGTGCAGGGCGAATGCTTGAACCGCATGAATTAGTGAGTTTATGCACTGAACCTGCGCAACCACAACTCTTAGCGGGTAAAACCATTACTATTACCGCAGGTCCAACCCGAGAACCTCTCGATCCGGTGCGTTTTATATCAAACCACAGCTCAGGAAAAATGGGCTATGCACTAGCACAAGCTGCTTTATCATTTGGCGCACAAGTTAACTTAATTTCAGGCCCGGTAACCATTACCGCACCGCAAGGGGTTAATTTAATTAATATAGAAAGTGCTGAGCAACTATTGCAAGAGTCACTCAATTACGCTCCTCAATCAGACGCCTTTATTGGCTGCGCTGCTGTAGCCGATTACCGTGCAGCAAATATCGCCACACAAAAGATGAAAAAACAAGGTGATGAACTCACTCTTAGCTTAGTTAAGAACCCAGACGTTATAGCAGCGGTGGCAAACCTTACACAAAGCCGCCCTTACACTGTCGGCTTTGCAGCAGAAACGCAAAATGTTGCTAATTACGCTAAAGGGAAACTAGCCAATAAAAACCTCGATATGATTTGTGCTAACGACGTATCGCAAAGTGATTTGGGCTTTAATTCAGAGCGTAACGCACTCACTCTTTACTGGCAAAATGAACAACTCGATTTACCTGAGACCAGCAAAACAGAAATAGCCATCAAAGTGATCGAACAGCTTGCCAAACGATTATAA
- the radC gene encoding DNA repair protein RadC, whose amino-acid sequence MQLTSLPNSLRPREKLLEKGAKALSDAELLAIFLRTGLPGMNAIELAQHLLNENKTLHNLFNASIDEFCAQKGLGTAKYVQLQAVLELSQRYMQEGFVRDAVFNSPQAVYDYLTLQMRGLQQEVFMVLYLDSQNRLLKDEILFYGTINAASVYPREVVKAALKNNAAAVIFSHNHPSGIAEPSQADKLITNKLCQALQLVDINVLDHIIIGGENCVSFAERGLI is encoded by the coding sequence ATGCAATTAACCTCTCTGCCTAATTCACTCAGACCGCGAGAAAAGCTGCTAGAAAAAGGCGCAAAGGCACTCTCTGATGCTGAACTATTGGCTATATTTTTACGTACTGGTTTACCCGGTATGAATGCGATAGAGCTGGCACAGCACCTGCTCAATGAAAATAAAACCCTGCATAATTTGTTTAATGCCAGCATAGATGAATTTTGTGCGCAAAAAGGGCTAGGAACAGCTAAATATGTACAGCTACAAGCGGTACTTGAGCTGAGTCAACGTTATATGCAAGAAGGCTTTGTTCGCGATGCCGTTTTTAACTCCCCTCAAGCTGTATACGACTATTTAACCTTGCAAATGCGAGGGCTGCAGCAGGAGGTGTTTATGGTGTTGTATCTTGATAGCCAAAATCGTTTATTGAAAGATGAAATCTTATTTTATGGTACGATTAACGCAGCCAGTGTGTATCCCCGTGAAGTAGTCAAAGCAGCGTTAAAAAATAATGCGGCAGCGGTTATTTTTTCACATAATCACCCAAGTGGTATTGCAGAACCGAGTCAGGCCGATAAGCTAATTACCAATAAATTATGCCAAGCACTGCAATTAGTCGACATAAATGTGTTGGATCATATTATTATTGGTGGTGAAAATTGTGTTTCGTTTGCTGAACGGGGACTTATTTAA
- the rpmG gene encoding 50S ribosomal protein L33 — MRDKIRLVSTAGTGFFYTTDKNKRNMPEKMEIKKFDPKARKHVIFKEAKIK; from the coding sequence ATGCGCGATAAGATCCGTTTAGTTTCAACTGCTGGTACTGGTTTTTTCTACACTACCGACAAGAACAAGCGTAACATGCCTGAAAAAATGGAAATCAAAAAGTTCGATCCTAAGGCTCGTAAACATGTGATTTTCAAAGAAGCTAAAATCAAGTAA
- a CDS encoding methyl-accepting chemotaxis protein: MNLTVSQRIWGGFIFITSLLLIIGGNSLIKIANIDRSTQKVNQLSLPALNKSAQLQAEFILMSKAAQASFHTSSAQELAPIKAQIEEQKQLFDSLHRELQQVVKDDPQLNKSSLEVEKTYLSFLNIIESLLKDKNTQLVLNKKLKAQLETVELAAEDANSMVLDIIDIDGLEDNYPRAYQAANNLENNFMSVVTSSTDMLTVKTLNTLDIIKNEQVYYFEEVVRTVALIQPAIEQSHSSLFNDLKGYVDTLESNILGNDSLSANKKRLIDAISTTERELEESEKATKTALSQIDELVLQASGVAFTLQEGVRSDVNSANLWTWIGMIIATIIAVLVAIITVNRITKPLAEVNRILDIVASGDMTQRLDDSAKDEFGELSKSCNTLIDSLRSLITGIISRSTQLAAASEQTSTITGESSKAISNQQAQVEQAATATTEMSSTSQTVSNSAQQALSEIKNADKEAERVKGISNQNKATIEQLAYEVDEASSVINKLHKDSASIGSILDVIRGIAEQTNLLALNAAIEAARAGEYGRGFAVVADEVRSLASKTQESTQEIQSMIESLQSGAEEAVKAMEKGKERAVSCVEQSDLANSALDSITLAVSQAHNVSEEISTAAQEQQQVSQEISERLESIVAIAEQTAEGAVQTNISSSEVAKLAEELRISVENFKV, from the coding sequence ATGAATCTAACAGTGAGTCAACGTATTTGGGGTGGTTTTATATTTATCACTTCATTACTTTTAATTATTGGCGGTAACTCTTTAATAAAAATAGCAAATATAGATCGTTCAACTCAAAAAGTTAATCAACTATCGCTTCCGGCATTAAACAAGAGCGCTCAATTACAAGCTGAATTTATTTTGATGAGTAAGGCTGCTCAAGCCAGCTTTCATACTTCGTCAGCTCAAGAGCTAGCACCAATAAAAGCACAGATAGAAGAACAAAAGCAGTTATTTGATAGCTTACATCGCGAGCTGCAACAGGTCGTAAAAGATGATCCGCAATTAAATAAGAGCAGCCTTGAAGTTGAAAAAACCTACTTAAGCTTTTTAAACATTATAGAGAGCCTACTTAAAGATAAAAACACTCAGTTAGTGCTTAACAAAAAGCTCAAAGCGCAATTAGAAACCGTTGAGCTTGCTGCAGAAGATGCCAACTCTATGGTTCTTGATATTATTGATATTGATGGCTTAGAAGATAACTACCCTCGTGCTTATCAAGCAGCTAATAACCTTGAAAATAACTTTATGTCTGTGGTTACCAGTAGCACCGACATGTTAACTGTGAAAACACTTAACACGCTCGATATTATTAAAAATGAACAAGTGTATTACTTTGAAGAAGTGGTTCGTACTGTTGCATTAATACAACCTGCGATAGAGCAAAGCCACAGCAGCTTGTTTAACGACTTAAAAGGTTATGTAGATACACTTGAGAGCAATATCTTAGGCAACGATAGCCTTTCAGCGAATAAAAAGCGCCTTATTGATGCAATCAGCACAACTGAGCGTGAATTAGAAGAGTCTGAAAAAGCCACTAAAACAGCACTTAGCCAAATAGACGAATTAGTATTACAAGCCAGCGGCGTTGCATTTACTTTGCAAGAAGGCGTACGCAGCGATGTAAACTCAGCTAATTTATGGACTTGGATAGGCATGATCATTGCGACTATTATCGCTGTGCTTGTAGCCATCATTACTGTTAACCGTATTACTAAGCCATTAGCAGAAGTTAACCGCATTTTAGATATTGTTGCCAGTGGTGATATGACTCAACGCTTAGATGACAGCGCAAAAGATGAGTTTGGTGAATTGTCGAAAAGCTGTAATACCTTAATTGATAGCTTACGTAGCTTAATTACCGGTATTATTTCACGTTCAACACAACTTGCAGCCGCTTCTGAGCAAACTTCAACAATTACCGGTGAATCAAGCAAAGCGATTAGTAATCAACAAGCGCAAGTAGAGCAAGCTGCAACCGCAACCACTGAAATGAGCAGTACTTCACAAACTGTAAGTAACAGTGCACAACAAGCACTGAGTGAAATTAAAAATGCCGATAAAGAAGCTGAACGTGTTAAAGGCATTTCAAATCAAAACAAAGCAACCATTGAACAACTCGCTTACGAAGTCGATGAAGCATCAAGTGTTATTAATAAACTACACAAAGATAGCGCATCAATTGGTAGTATTTTAGACGTTATTCGTGGCATTGCAGAACAAACTAACTTACTTGCACTTAATGCGGCCATTGAGGCAGCGCGTGCCGGAGAATACGGTAGAGGGTTTGCCGTGGTAGCTGATGAAGTAAGATCACTTGCAAGTAAAACACAAGAGTCGACCCAAGAAATTCAATCTATGATTGAATCACTACAGTCTGGCGCTGAAGAAGCAGTTAAGGCAATGGAAAAAGGTAAAGAACGTGCCGTTTCGTGTGTTGAACAAAGTGACTTAGCCAATAGTGCGCTGGATTCAATTACCCTTGCGGTATCACAAGCGCACAATGTCAGTGAAGAGATATCAACAGCAGCACAAGAGCAACAACAAGTGTCACAAGAGATCAGTGAACGCTTAGAGTCTATTGTTGCTATCGCCGAGCAAACAGCAGAAGGTGCTGTACAAACTAATATTTCAAGTTCAGAAGTGGCTAAGTTAGCCGAAGAACTAAGAATATCAGTAGAGAACTTTAAAGTATAA